A genomic stretch from Gavia stellata isolate bGavSte3 unplaced genomic scaffold, bGavSte3.hap2 HAP2_SCAFFOLD_51, whole genome shotgun sequence includes:
- the LOC132321541 gene encoding outer dense fiber protein 3-like codes for MDGAWVGTWRPHRPRGPIMAQFTSPGPKYSIPGTTGYLAHNPSKTKAPAYTFQGAKRPVADSCSPGPRYYVQPSITRNGKYVAPAHHMCGLPKIKTEVTPGPSDYSTDKANKHLYKCAPAQSMAFRHKAVKTDQTPGPGTYTLPRLVGPNTAYTHASPCYSMKGKSKHNGFAEDLSKTPGPAAFPKVELDVYKKRAPVYTMGTNSRLRGDKTVKPGPADYHPGKVTLIKPQAPAPTFGLRHSLYTIPLIPLI; via the exons ATGGACGGAGCCTGGGTGGGCACCTGGAGACCTCATCGCCCACGCGGCCCCATCATGGCCCAGTTTACCAGCCCAGGACCCAAGTACTCAATCCCCGGGACCACAG GTTACCTGGCTCACAAtcccagcaaaaccaaagcGCCTGCGTACACGTTTCAAGGGGCCAAACGTCCCGTCGCAGACAGCTGTTCTCCGGGTCCTCGGTACTATGTCCAGCCCTCCATCACCAGGAACGGGAAGTACGTGGCTCCAGCACACCACATGTGCGGACTTCCCAAGATAAAGACCGAGGTCACCCCTGGACCGA GTGACTACTCCACCGACAAGGCCAACAAACACCTCTACAAATGCGCGCCGGCACAGTCCATGGCCTTCCGGCACAAGGCTGTCAAAACCGACCAAACTCCAG GTCCTGGCACCTACACCCTGCCTCGGCTGGTGGGACCCAACACAGCCTACACCCACGCCAGCCCGTGCTACTCCATGAAAGGGAAGAGTAAGCACAATGGCTTTGCTGAAGACCTCTCCAAG ACGCCAGGTCCTGCTGCATTCCCCAAGGTGGAACTGGACGTCTACAAAAAAAGGGCTCCCGTGTACACGATGGGAACCAACAGTAGACTCAGAGGCGACAAAACAGTGAAGCCGGGGCCAGCAGACTACCACCCGGGAAAG gtgaCGCTGATCAAGCCCCAGGCACCTGCTCCCACTTTTGGACTCCGACATTCCCTCTACACAATTCCTCTAATACCTCTGATATGA